The Luteimonas sp. YGD11-2 genome has a window encoding:
- a CDS encoding AAA family ATPase, with translation MTLLATLLKAGALRTLDHALAQSLRRLDPDTPDAVLAAAALASLAVASGHAGFDPAEPQRLVDTPVDWPTPQAWHAALRASRWVALPDAGDAESANDAPLVYEHGLVYLRRYREYERRLADGLRRIGRAPPAGIAHGRDGPEAASAPGVPAQLAPLFVRLFPRVPSPAEREKVPPTGADEGAPIDHQSRAAAAALGHNLLLVTGGPGTGKTTTITRMLVLLVAQALEAGTAPPRIALAAPTGRAAERMAESVRKAVQALPALGVQPALCAQLPSTGTTLHRLLGTIPDSPRFRHHADNPLPFDVVVVDEASMIDLPLMAKLVEAVPDGARLVLLGDPDQLPSVEAGDVLAGILAAASRATGDTVSDPVAAAPAAISAAAPVDGAAAAAHAKTSPARAAGAAHANTFPARGRGRAEGAGEGALPPARNASTFPARHIHLTRGYRQSASLDLAPLAAAVREGDATTALSLLRSGQLSGVHFHEADSDPLQSHRDQLLEHWTSLAEGNDPAEALARAARLRILTAVRDGPQGARGLNARIESMLLESGLAGTRRGAGPASTASRYFHGRLLLVTENSYRHRLFNGDIGICLRDGSGTLMAWFPGDDPHNPRPFHPAALPAHDSAFAMTVHKAQGSEFDAVWLVLPERFNRVLSRELVYTGMTRARSELHVAGSADVIAEALARHAGRWSGLAWRLGAGASVPAATAVASIGVEEGIQASLF, from the coding sequence ATGACCCTCCTCGCCACCCTCCTCAAAGCCGGCGCCCTGCGCACGCTCGACCACGCGCTGGCGCAGAGCCTGCGCCGGCTCGACCCCGACACGCCCGACGCCGTACTCGCCGCCGCCGCGCTCGCCTCGCTGGCGGTCGCCTCAGGCCATGCCGGCTTCGATCCGGCCGAACCGCAGCGCCTGGTCGACACGCCTGTCGACTGGCCCACGCCGCAGGCCTGGCACGCGGCGCTGCGGGCCTCGCGCTGGGTTGCGCTCCCCGATGCGGGCGATGCCGAATCCGCCAACGACGCCCCTCTGGTGTACGAGCACGGCCTGGTCTACCTGCGCCGCTACCGCGAATACGAACGCCGCCTCGCCGACGGGCTGCGCCGTATCGGCCGCGCCCCGCCCGCAGGGATCGCCCACGGCCGCGATGGCCCCGAGGCGGCGTCGGCGCCCGGGGTTCCCGCACAACTGGCACCGCTGTTCGTCCGCCTGTTCCCGCGTGTCCCTTCCCCCGCCGAGCGGGAGAAGGTGCCCCCAACGGGGGCGGATGAGGGCGCTCCCATCGACCACCAGTCCCGCGCCGCCGCCGCCGCGCTCGGCCACAACCTGCTGCTGGTCACCGGCGGCCCCGGCACCGGCAAGACCACCACCATCACCCGCATGCTGGTGCTGCTGGTCGCGCAGGCACTGGAAGCCGGCACCGCACCGCCACGCATCGCACTGGCCGCGCCCACCGGCCGCGCCGCCGAACGCATGGCCGAGAGCGTACGCAAGGCCGTGCAGGCGCTGCCCGCGCTCGGCGTCCAACCTGCTCTGTGCGCGCAGCTGCCCAGCACCGGCACCACCCTGCACCGCCTGCTCGGCACCATCCCGGACTCGCCGCGCTTCCGCCACCACGCCGACAACCCGCTGCCGTTCGACGTGGTGGTGGTGGACGAAGCCTCGATGATCGACCTGCCGCTGATGGCCAAGCTGGTCGAAGCGGTGCCCGACGGCGCACGCCTGGTGCTGCTGGGCGATCCCGACCAGTTGCCCTCGGTGGAAGCGGGCGACGTGCTCGCCGGCATCCTCGCCGCGGCCAGCCGCGCGACCGGGGACACCGTCTCCGACCCGGTCGCCGCTGCGCCTGCCGCCATCTCCGCCGCTGCGCCTGTCGACGGGGCTGCCGCCGCTGCTCATGCCAAGACCTCTCCCGCCCGGGCTGCAGGCGCTGCCCATGCCAACACCTTTCCCGCCCGCGGGAGAGGTCGCGCCGAAGGCGCGGGTGAGGGCGCTCTTCCGCCGGCACGCAACGCATCCACCTTCCCCGCCCGCCACATCCACCTCACCCGCGGCTACCGCCAGAGCGCCTCGCTCGACCTCGCCCCGCTCGCCGCCGCCGTGCGCGAAGGCGACGCCACCACCGCCCTTTCACTGCTGCGCAGCGGCCAGCTCTCCGGCGTGCACTTCCACGAAGCCGACAGCGACCCGCTGCAATCCCACCGTGACCAGCTGCTCGAACACTGGACCTCGCTCGCCGAAGGCAACGACCCCGCCGAAGCCCTCGCCCGCGCTGCCCGCCTGCGCATCCTCACCGCCGTACGCGACGGCCCGCAGGGCGCACGCGGGCTCAACGCGCGCATCGAGAGCATGCTGTTGGAAAGCGGGCTGGCCGGCACCCGCCGCGGCGCCGGCCCCGCCTCCACCGCCAGCCGCTACTTCCACGGCCGCCTGCTGCTGGTCACCGAGAACAGCTACCGCCACCGGCTGTTCAACGGCGACATCGGCATCTGCCTCCGCGACGGCAGCGGCACGCTGATGGCCTGGTTCCCCGGCGACGACCCGCATAACCCGCGGCCGTTCCATCCAGCCGCGCTGCCCGCGCATGACAGCGCCTTCGCGATGACCGTGCACAAGGCCCAGGGCAGCGAGTTCGACGCGGTGTGGCTGGTGCTGCCGGAGCGCTTCAACCGCGTGCTGTCGCGCGAACTGGTCTACACCGGGATGACGCGTGCGCGCAGCGAGCTGCACGTGGCCGGGAGCGCCGATGTCATCGCCGAAGCGCTGGCGCGGCACGCCGGGCGCTGGTCGGGGCTGGCGTGGCGGCTGGGAGCAGGTGCAAGCGTGCCGGCGGCGACGGCCGTGGCGTCCATCGGTGTCGAGGAAGGCATTCAGGCCAGCCTGTTCTGA
- a CDS encoding ATP-binding cassette domain-containing protein, with protein sequence MPDTTAPAVHLRDVRLQRGGRTILSGIDLLVPTGSITAVLGPSGSGKSTLLSALTGELRASQGSVEVFGRALPQRQRDLLETRKSIGVLLQGNGLLTDLTAAENVALPLRMHTKLPAPVIARLVEMKLHAVGLRAAADLYPRELSGGMARRVALARALALDPPLMIYDEPLTGLDPIASGVIMSLIARLNASLGLTSIIVTHHVHETLPVADRALVIADGSIVFSGTPDQLQQTTDPLVRQFLDGRPDGPIAFDAPQREVA encoded by the coding sequence ATGCCCGACACCACCGCCCCCGCCGTGCACCTGCGCGACGTCCGCCTGCAGCGGGGCGGGCGCACGATCCTGTCCGGCATCGACCTGCTGGTGCCGACCGGTTCGATCACCGCGGTGCTTGGCCCATCGGGATCGGGCAAGTCGACGCTGCTGTCGGCGCTGACCGGTGAGCTGCGCGCGTCGCAGGGCAGCGTCGAGGTGTTCGGCCGCGCACTGCCGCAGCGCCAGCGCGATCTGCTGGAAACACGCAAGTCGATCGGCGTGCTGCTGCAGGGCAATGGCCTGCTGACCGACCTCACCGCCGCCGAGAACGTCGCACTGCCACTGCGCATGCATACGAAGCTGCCGGCGCCGGTGATCGCGCGGCTGGTGGAGATGAAGCTGCACGCGGTGGGCCTGCGCGCGGCGGCCGATCTCTATCCGCGCGAACTGTCGGGCGGCATGGCGCGCCGCGTGGCGCTGGCACGTGCGCTGGCACTCGACCCGCCGCTGATGATCTACGACGAGCCGCTGACCGGGCTCGATCCGATCGCCTCGGGCGTGATCATGTCGCTGATCGCGCGCCTCAACGCGAGCCTCGGGCTCACCAGCATCATCGTCACCCACCATGTGCACGAGACCCTGCCGGTGGCCGACCGGGCGCTGGTGATCGCCGACGGCAGCATCGTCTTCAGCGGCACGCCCGACCAGCTGCAGCAGACCACCGATCCGCTGGTGCGGCAGTTCCTCGACGGTCGCCCGGATGGCCCGATCGCGTTCGACGCCCCGCAACGGGAGGTGGCCTGA
- the recC gene encoding exodeoxyribonuclease V subunit gamma, translating into MTGPHGDIRLYHSNALEILAGILARILRDPAPGQSLLAPDIVLIPQVAMRRWLQATLAAEHGVAANIEFLTPGEFVGRALAANPSGSDDSGSRDELDAAALRWHLYAALTDHAFLATPALATIAAHVDGPDPLRAWALAGELASVFEKYQAWRRDWLLRWEAGADADDPQAILWRRVASGRPHRARRIQQYLDRFGAAEGPLPTGLPTRLSAFATLNVSPDVLRVIATQARVGTLHMFVPSPAKDYWGDLQRVRAGQPADDGENPLLQRWGAAGVDFMRVIGGYEVVHASADFDVHVDPGEGGGALQGSLLRRLQSDLFHRRGAPGVALRDAVDRSDPSLQLHACHTRLRELQVLHDQLRGLFDDPRFDPPLQPREVAVLAPDIDPYLPYLEAVFGNRGQADAIPYALADASPLANEPLAEVFLRLLALPVSRFGLHEMLDLLASPALADANGLDAPAFERLQAWLSEAGARWGIDAAHRATLDAPADDAYTWAFALDRLLLGHATGDDAPIAMPDGRMVAPLPELEGSALDALDTLLRLLRVLARNATALAAAMPPAQWRERLLDLLAALLPRPPSNPATQRALDRLRSLVDAFAGDARRAGFEAPVPAEAVRAHFAAALAEADIRAPLLTGGVSVARMVPMRLLPFRVICVLGMNDGDFPRRDPAAGLNRLTAELGSTQRRIGDRSTREDDRFLFLQLFAAAQDVFYVSWQGADPRDGSTREPSVLVSELIDAARAQHAGDVDAEALVVHHPLQPFAPAAFGSHDEPRRFSYHAAWWPAAAQPLQKRTPLPVWFDRPALESIDAPHPGTLSLDELRRFLQAPAETFLRQRLGLRLAEVEALDDDVEPLLAPGRGYPRQLLQKAVFDAVLRGDDDTRTHALLRARGLLPSGALGRRTLEQVRAQVDAYAAAFRAWCGGAAPDAPRLEVDIDGVTLHGRIADVHPHGIARVRFDPPAGQSAIRNGLDWLLASAAGQSAPLVEFHDGGELGVGPHPRAPLDPTQARDVLHTLIALRSAGLRHPLPFAPYSGWELYRAGNLERGLAEAARRWHGSDRSWGEGTGEALRLALRGRDPFTDDATQVAFVDLAMAIYSAVVTGQVYGGTDLAALRDIAAKLDLEDAE; encoded by the coding sequence ATGACCGGCCCGCACGGCGATATCCGCCTCTACCATTCCAACGCGCTCGAGATCCTGGCCGGCATCCTTGCGCGGATCCTGCGTGATCCGGCACCCGGGCAATCGCTGCTCGCACCCGACATCGTGCTGATCCCGCAGGTGGCCATGCGGCGCTGGCTGCAGGCCACGCTGGCCGCCGAACATGGCGTCGCTGCGAACATCGAATTCCTGACTCCCGGCGAATTCGTCGGCCGTGCACTTGCGGCCAATCCTTCGGGCAGCGATGACAGCGGCAGCCGCGACGAACTCGATGCCGCCGCGTTGCGCTGGCATCTGTATGCGGCGCTCACCGACCATGCGTTCCTGGCCACGCCGGCGCTGGCAACGATTGCCGCGCACGTGGACGGGCCGGATCCACTGCGTGCCTGGGCATTGGCCGGCGAGCTCGCCTCGGTGTTCGAGAAGTACCAGGCCTGGCGGCGCGACTGGCTGCTGCGCTGGGAAGCCGGCGCCGATGCCGACGACCCGCAGGCGATCCTGTGGCGCCGCGTCGCCAGCGGCCGCCCGCATCGTGCACGCCGCATCCAGCAGTACCTCGACCGTTTCGGCGCAGCGGAAGGTCCGCTGCCCACCGGCCTGCCGACGCGGCTGTCGGCATTCGCCACCCTCAACGTCTCGCCCGACGTGCTGCGGGTGATCGCCACCCAGGCGCGCGTCGGCACGCTGCATATGTTCGTGCCGTCGCCGGCGAAGGACTACTGGGGCGATCTGCAGCGCGTGCGTGCCGGGCAACCGGCCGACGACGGCGAGAACCCGCTGCTGCAGCGCTGGGGCGCGGCTGGCGTCGACTTCATGCGCGTGATCGGTGGCTACGAAGTGGTGCACGCCTCGGCGGATTTCGACGTGCATGTCGATCCGGGCGAAGGCGGCGGAGCGCTGCAGGGCAGCCTGCTGCGGCGCCTGCAGTCGGACCTGTTCCATCGACGTGGCGCACCGGGTGTGGCGCTGCGCGACGCGGTGGACCGCAGCGATCCCAGCCTGCAGCTGCATGCCTGCCACACCCGCCTGCGCGAGCTGCAGGTGCTGCACGACCAGCTGCGTGGCCTGTTCGATGACCCACGCTTCGATCCGCCGCTGCAGCCGCGCGAGGTCGCGGTGCTGGCGCCGGACATCGACCCGTACCTGCCCTATCTCGAGGCGGTGTTCGGCAATCGCGGCCAGGCCGATGCGATTCCGTATGCGCTGGCCGATGCCAGCCCGCTCGCCAACGAGCCGCTGGCCGAGGTGTTCCTGCGCCTGCTGGCGTTGCCGGTGTCGCGCTTCGGGCTGCACGAGATGCTCGACCTGCTGGCCAGCCCCGCACTCGCCGATGCCAACGGGCTGGATGCACCGGCCTTCGAGCGATTGCAGGCCTGGCTGTCGGAGGCGGGCGCGCGCTGGGGCATCGACGCCGCGCATCGCGCCACGCTCGATGCCCCCGCCGACGACGCCTACACCTGGGCCTTCGCGCTCGACCGCCTGCTGCTCGGCCATGCCACCGGCGACGATGCACCGATCGCGATGCCCGATGGCCGGATGGTGGCGCCGCTGCCGGAACTGGAAGGCAGCGCGCTGGATGCACTCGACACCCTGCTGCGGCTGCTGCGCGTGCTCGCACGCAACGCCACCGCGCTGGCCGCCGCGATGCCGCCGGCGCAGTGGCGCGAACGCCTACTGGATCTGCTCGCCGCGCTGCTGCCACGGCCCCCATCGAACCCCGCCACGCAACGTGCGCTCGATCGCCTGCGCAGCCTGGTCGATGCGTTCGCCGGCGATGCGCGGCGCGCCGGCTTCGAGGCACCGGTGCCGGCGGAGGCGGTGCGCGCGCATTTCGCGGCCGCGCTCGCCGAGGCCGACATCCGCGCGCCGCTGCTCACCGGTGGCGTCAGCGTCGCGCGCATGGTGCCGATGCGGCTGTTGCCGTTCCGGGTGATCTGCGTGCTCGGCATGAACGATGGCGATTTCCCGCGTCGTGATCCCGCCGCCGGCCTCAACCGCCTCACCGCCGAGCTCGGCAGCACGCAGCGCCGCATCGGCGACCGCTCCACGCGCGAGGACGACCGCTTCCTGTTCCTGCAGCTGTTCGCCGCCGCGCAGGATGTGTTCTACGTCAGCTGGCAGGGCGCCGACCCGCGCGATGGCAGCACCCGCGAGCCCTCGGTGCTGGTCTCCGAACTCATCGATGCCGCACGCGCCCAGCACGCAGGCGATGTCGATGCCGAGGCGCTGGTGGTCCACCATCCGCTGCAGCCGTTCGCGCCGGCTGCGTTCGGCAGCCACGACGAGCCGCGTCGCTTCTCCTACCACGCGGCCTGGTGGCCGGCCGCCGCGCAGCCGTTGCAGAAGCGCACGCCGCTGCCGGTGTGGTTCGACCGCCCCGCGCTGGAATCCATCGACGCGCCCCATCCCGGCACGCTGTCGCTCGATGAACTGCGGCGCTTCCTGCAGGCACCCGCGGAAACCTTCCTGCGCCAGCGCCTCGGCCTGCGCCTGGCCGAGGTCGAAGCGCTCGATGACGATGTCGAACCGCTGCTGGCGCCGGGCCGCGGCTACCCGCGCCAGCTGCTGCAGAAAGCGGTGTTCGACGCGGTGCTGCGTGGCGACGACGACACCCGCACCCACGCGCTGCTGCGCGCGCGCGGGCTGCTGCCGTCCGGCGCGCTGGGCCGGCGCACGCTGGAACAGGTGCGTGCGCAGGTGGATGCGTATGCGGCCGCGTTCCGCGCGTGGTGCGGCGGGGCGGCACCCGATGCGCCGCGGCTGGAGGTCGACATCGATGGCGTCACCCTGCATGGCCGCATCGCCGACGTACATCCGCACGGCATCGCCCGCGTGCGCTTCGATCCACCGGCCGGGCAGTCGGCGATCCGCAACGGCCTGGACTGGCTGCTGGCCAGCGCCGCCGGGCAGTCGGCGCCGCTGGTGGAATTCCACGACGGTGGCGAACTCGGCGTCGGTCCGCATCCGCGCGCGCCGCTCGATCCCACGCAGGCACGCGACGTGCTGCATACGCTGATCGCCCTGCGCAGCGCGGGCCTGCGCCATCCGTTGCCGTTCGCGCCCTACAGCGGCTGGGAGCTCTACCGCGCCGGCAATCTCGAGCGCGGCCTCGCCGAAGCGGCCAGGCGCTGGCACGGCAGCGACCGCAGCTGGGGCGAGGGCACCGGCGAAGCGCTGCGACTCGCCCTGCGCGGCCGCGATCCGTTCACCGACGATGCCACCCAGGTCGCCTTCGTCGACCTGGCGATGGCGATTTATTCGGCGGTGGTCACCGGCCAGGTCTACGGTGGCACCGACCTTGCCGCGTTGCGCGACATCGCCGCGAAGCTCGACCTGGAGGACGCGGAATGA
- a CDS encoding restriction endonuclease translates to MGRGRNTTLDDLSGLPWPVPLVSGIIAYYAIRHGVPAWMANRGGPFGQAFEAHGDALAPVAWMVLAFCTLASLVSFFRARHRRRLLDTRAGLDSIATLGWRDFERLVGEAYRRQGYSVEETGLGGADGGIDLILTRDGQRTLVQCKRWRRDKVTVNIVREMYGLLAHHGAHQVRIATVGGFTRDAAYFAAGKPIELIDGQALLAMVREVQDEARSDRPAPARTPASRLTPVVDATAPAIVAIPDCPRCGSGMAKRTNPRANTMFWGCTSFPRCRGTR, encoded by the coding sequence ATGGGACGCGGCCGCAACACCACCTTGGACGATCTTTCCGGCTTGCCGTGGCCGGTCCCGCTGGTATCGGGAATCATCGCCTACTACGCCATCCGCCACGGCGTGCCCGCGTGGATGGCGAACCGTGGTGGCCCGTTCGGCCAGGCATTCGAAGCCCACGGCGATGCCCTCGCGCCCGTAGCGTGGATGGTGCTGGCGTTCTGCACGCTGGCCTCACTGGTTTCATTCTTCCGCGCGCGGCACCGCCGCCGCCTGCTCGATACGCGCGCTGGCCTCGACAGCATCGCCACGCTGGGCTGGCGTGATTTCGAACGTCTCGTTGGCGAGGCATACCGCCGGCAGGGTTACAGCGTGGAGGAAACCGGCCTGGGCGGCGCCGACGGCGGCATCGACCTGATCCTGACGCGCGACGGGCAGCGCACGCTCGTGCAGTGCAAACGCTGGCGGCGCGACAAGGTCACGGTGAACATCGTGCGCGAGATGTACGGCCTGCTCGCACACCACGGCGCGCACCAGGTGCGCATCGCCACCGTCGGCGGCTTCACCCGCGATGCCGCGTACTTCGCTGCCGGCAAACCCATTGAGCTGATCGACGGACAGGCCCTGCTCGCGATGGTTCGCGAGGTCCAGGACGAAGCCCGCTCCGACAGGCCGGCACCCGCACGTACGCCCGCAAGCCGGCTCACACCTGTGGTCGACGCGACAGCGCCCGCGATTGTCGCCATCCCCGACTGCCCGCGCTGCGGCAGCGGGATGGCCAAGCGCACCAACCCTCGCGCCAACACCATGTTCTGGGGCTGCACCTCATTTCCCAGGTGCCGCGGCACGCGATGA
- a CDS encoding exodeoxyribonuclease V subunit beta yields MSAVDGNLLAAPRDPYLDLALDGVHAIEASAGTGKTFTLATLVVRLVVERALSVGQVLAVTFTEAATQELRSRIRARLLLAAQMVGAALPADATPDAVLTHAVLAAHLARGDESADALRRRLHTAANDIDLAAIFTIHGFCTRVLRDHALEVGQAFDAPELLTSDAPLYEAIAADLWRAHGRDAAAADDLLALWPGGPQALACDLPPLVREPVLRPALAELPDDPAPRLHASGEALAAAFRAHGDDFRAALVAAVDAKVLHAGSYKAAWIAELFDGLKQWCDAGARDAPFEHAKLPQLTRETLQLRTSKAGAGRTPDSPVCDAVPAYLDALTAMAEWKDARRVELLHRLRDDARVRVARAKQQQRVQTFDDLVDHVADAIDGPQAGALVERLRAQYAVALVDEFQDTDARQWRIFDHVFGAASATRHGQPPALFVIGDPKQAIYGFRGGDVETYLAARTTAAEAPPLAQNFRSRPSVLRAVSALYAQAQAAADADAKIAPPFIDPRIGFREVAPGGVRADADFQRNGTDAAALTLWRAPPPSPDDKGKVKPYNASHSRELATRACVAAIHRVLCDARDGNASVEGRPVQPGDIAVLVRSHHEATRIRHALAMAGIPAVAAGKQSLFATHEARDLHALLLALLHGADDGRLRMALSTVLVGLDASAIAALDEDGDALRGWQMAALAWRDRLQRGGPLALVTALCAEHAGRLLGLLDGERRLTNYLQLAELLQDAQSRALGLHGLVDWLANAIADANANDESQLLRLESDARRVQVVTLHKSKGLEYPLVFMPFAAIGSPARSPGQRAVVNGEGGRALHWKLLPSRSGWDDAKDAWALAQRAEDARLLYVGLTRARHALWLASGMFCNHDRSPLLHMVAKPDALAAALGDAVAIDDSTPPTSLPWLPPASTDTVPPARIPTRTIASDWWVYSFTQLANAQGQADATASATQPAAGGLDEPAVDAEVDADADVFDPRFAGPRFGVVLHDVLERTDFAQWSAWTPGTPAPTAEDAALIAERLRAGGYPGDAIDDGIAVLTPLIGHTLTVPLPEGVRLADVPAPQRRPEIEFQFALAPTRVDALLALLHRHGLLTARQGFGARRRLEGLMTGLIDLTYVHDGRWYVLDYKTNRLPGYGRAQLDEAMAHSEYDLQALIYTLALHRWLRFRLGDGYDYARDFGGVRYLFCRGLDATRSDGQGVQAWRFEPQLVHALDALFAGQTAPIGDAAVEPLSRLRGEEACVRATGSRADERPSGDARAAARSGGRGEGTTPGVSR; encoded by the coding sequence ATGAGCGCCGTTGACGGGAACCTGCTCGCAGCGCCACGCGATCCCTATCTCGATCTCGCACTCGATGGCGTGCATGCCATCGAGGCCTCGGCCGGCACCGGCAAGACCTTCACCCTGGCCACCCTGGTGGTGCGCCTGGTGGTGGAGCGGGCCTTGAGCGTGGGCCAGGTGCTGGCGGTCACCTTCACCGAGGCCGCCACCCAGGAACTGCGCAGCCGCATCCGCGCGCGCCTGCTGCTGGCCGCGCAGATGGTGGGCGCCGCGTTGCCGGCCGATGCAACGCCCGACGCGGTGCTGACCCATGCGGTGCTCGCAGCGCACCTCGCACGCGGCGACGAAAGCGCCGATGCGCTGCGACGCCGATTGCATACCGCAGCCAACGACATCGACCTCGCCGCCATCTTCACCATCCACGGCTTCTGCACCCGGGTGCTGCGCGACCACGCGCTGGAAGTGGGGCAGGCCTTCGATGCGCCGGAACTGCTCACCAGCGATGCACCGCTGTACGAGGCCATCGCCGCCGACCTCTGGCGTGCACACGGCCGCGATGCGGCGGCCGCCGATGACCTGCTGGCGCTGTGGCCGGGCGGCCCGCAGGCGCTGGCCTGCGACCTGCCGCCGCTGGTGCGCGAACCGGTCCTGCGCCCTGCGCTTGCCGAGCTGCCGGATGACCCCGCGCCGCGCCTGCATGCCAGTGGCGAAGCGCTGGCAGCCGCGTTCCGCGCCCATGGCGATGACTTCCGTGCGGCACTGGTGGCCGCGGTGGACGCCAAGGTGCTGCACGCCGGCAGCTACAAGGCCGCGTGGATCGCCGAACTCTTCGATGGCCTGAAGCAGTGGTGCGATGCCGGCGCACGCGATGCACCGTTCGAGCACGCCAAGCTGCCGCAGCTCACGCGCGAGACGCTGCAGCTGCGCACCAGCAAGGCCGGCGCCGGCCGCACACCCGATTCGCCTGTCTGCGATGCGGTACCGGCCTACCTCGATGCGCTGACCGCGATGGCGGAATGGAAGGACGCACGCCGCGTCGAACTGCTGCACCGCCTGCGCGACGATGCCCGCGTGCGGGTGGCGCGTGCCAAGCAGCAGCAGCGCGTGCAGACCTTTGACGACCTGGTCGACCACGTCGCCGATGCCATCGACGGCCCGCAGGCCGGTGCGCTGGTGGAGCGCCTGCGCGCACAGTACGCGGTGGCGCTGGTCGACGAATTCCAGGACACCGATGCCCGCCAGTGGCGCATCTTCGACCACGTATTCGGCGCCGCCAGCGCCACCCGGCATGGCCAGCCGCCGGCGCTGTTCGTGATCGGCGATCCCAAGCAGGCGATCTACGGCTTCCGCGGCGGCGACGTCGAAACCTATCTCGCCGCACGCACGACCGCCGCCGAAGCGCCGCCGCTCGCCCAGAACTTCCGCTCACGGCCATCGGTGCTGCGCGCGGTGTCGGCGCTGTATGCACAGGCGCAGGCGGCGGCAGATGCGGACGCGAAGATCGCGCCGCCCTTCATCGATCCGCGCATCGGGTTCCGCGAGGTCGCCCCGGGCGGCGTGCGCGCCGATGCCGACTTCCAGCGTAACGGCACCGATGCGGCGGCACTCACCCTGTGGCGCGCGCCACCGCCGTCGCCCGACGACAAAGGCAAGGTGAAGCCCTACAACGCCAGCCATTCGCGCGAGCTCGCCACCCGCGCCTGCGTGGCGGCCATCCACCGCGTGCTGTGCGATGCGCGCGACGGCAACGCCAGCGTCGAGGGCCGCCCGGTGCAACCCGGTGACATCGCGGTGCTGGTGCGCTCGCACCACGAGGCCACGCGCATCCGCCACGCACTGGCGATGGCCGGGATTCCCGCCGTCGCCGCCGGCAAGCAGAGCCTGTTCGCCACCCACGAGGCGCGCGACCTGCATGCGCTGCTGCTCGCCCTGCTGCATGGCGCCGACGATGGCCGCCTGCGCATGGCGCTCTCGACGGTGCTGGTGGGTCTCGACGCCAGCGCGATCGCCGCGCTGGACGAAGATGGTGACGCACTGCGCGGCTGGCAGATGGCCGCGCTGGCCTGGCGCGACCGCCTGCAGCGTGGCGGCCCGCTGGCGCTGGTCACCGCGCTGTGTGCGGAGCACGCCGGGCGCCTGCTCGGCCTGCTCGACGGCGAACGCCGCCTCACCAACTACCTGCAGCTGGCCGAACTGCTACAGGACGCGCAGTCGCGTGCGCTCGGCCTGCACGGCCTGGTCGACTGGCTGGCCAATGCCATCGCCGATGCCAACGCCAATGACGAGAGCCAGCTGCTGCGGCTGGAATCCGACGCCCGCCGCGTGCAGGTGGTGACCCTGCACAAGAGCAAGGGCCTGGAATACCCGCTGGTGTTCATGCCGTTCGCCGCCATCGGCTCGCCTGCGCGCAGCCCCGGCCAGCGTGCCGTGGTGAACGGCGAGGGCGGTCGCGCGCTGCACTGGAAGCTGCTGCCGTCGCGTTCGGGCTGGGACGATGCGAAGGACGCCTGGGCGCTTGCGCAACGCGCCGAGGATGCGCGCCTGCTGTACGTCGGCCTCACCCGCGCACGCCACGCGCTGTGGCTGGCCAGCGGCATGTTCTGCAACCACGACAGATCGCCGCTGCTGCACATGGTGGCGAAGCCGGATGCACTCGCCGCCGCGCTCGGTGATGCCGTCGCCATCGACGACAGCACGCCGCCCACCTCGCTGCCCTGGCTGCCCCCCGCATCCACCGACACGGTGCCGCCCGCGCGCATCCCCACGCGCACGATTGCCAGCGACTGGTGGGTGTACAGCTTCACCCAGCTGGCGAATGCGCAAGGGCAGGCCGATGCCACGGCCAGCGCCACCCAGCCCGCGGCCGGTGGCCTGGATGAGCCGGCCGTCGACGCGGAGGTCGACGCCGATGCCGATGTCTTCGACCCGCGCTTCGCCGGCCCGCGCTTCGGTGTGGTGCTGCACGACGTGCTCGAACGCACCGACTTCGCGCAGTGGTCCGCGTGGACGCCGGGCACGCCCGCGCCGACGGCCGAGGATGCAGCGTTGATCGCCGAACGCCTGCGTGCCGGCGGTTACCCCGGTGACGCCATCGACGACGGCATCGCGGTGCTCACCCCGCTGATCGGCCACACGCTGACCGTGCCGCTGCCCGAAGGCGTGCGCCTGGCGGACGTGCCTGCGCCGCAGCGCCGCCCGGAGATCGAGTTCCAGTTCGCGCTCGCGCCAACGCGCGTCGATGCACTGCTGGCACTGCTGCATCGCCATGGCCTGCTCACCGCGCGCCAGGGCTTCGGCGCGCGCCGCCGGCTGGAGGGCCTGATGACCGGCCTGATCGACCTCACCTACGTGCACGATGGCCGCTGGTACGTGCTCGACTACAAGACCAACCGCCTGCCCGGCTACGGCCGCGCGCAGCTCGACGAGGCGATGGCGCACAGCGAATACGACCTGCAGGCACTGATCTACACCCTGGCCCTGCACCGCTGGCTGCGCTTCCGCCTCGGCGACGGCTACGACTACGCGCGCGACTTCGGCGGCGTGCGCTACCTGTTCTGCCGCGGGCTGGATGCCACCCGCAGCGATGGACAGGGCGTGCAGGCCTGGCGCTTCGAACCGCAACTGGTGCACGCACTGGACGCACTTTTCGCGGGGCAAACGGCCCCGATCGGCGATGCAGCAGTGGAACCCCTCTCCCGCCTGCGGGGTGAAGAGGCGTGCGTGCGAGCCACCGGCTCGCGCGCCGATGAACGCCCGAGCGGCGACGCGAGGGCCGCGGCGCGGAGCGGGGGCAGGGGTGAGGGCACGACCCCCGGAGTGTCGCGATGA